ttcAATCAGCTGTTTCTTGTTTCGTGTTCGGTGATGGAAAGGCGCCGACCGTTCGAAGAAGCGCAGTGGATCACGCAGTGGATGCCCGTTCATCGATAAAACGCTGCTGCCATGTCGCGGGCGGAAGCGAGAGGTAAAGCAGAGATCCATAGCACGTGTTGAAACGCCTCTATCGTGAAGCATCGTTAATTGCGCAGACCCGATATCACAACAACGTTAGTCAACGTTGTGTGGTCTTGGTGATGTCCGCTTATTAAAAGGCTATGAAAACGGAAACAACGCGGAATAGCTATCAATAAAGCGTACAGGAAGAGGACGATAGAAACGGGATAACGAAATACGAGGCCAGACATAAAGTTGTGTTTTCAAGATAATAGGCGGTGGACTCGCTTCAATCTAATCATACGGATCGTAGTGCTAACCGTATTACCTTGCAGTGGTTTTCCATCGCCCGTAACCATTTGTAGTTTGTGCCTgcggaaattgccacagagagaGACCTGCATAACAACGGTGACCCTCGTCCTATCGTTTGGTTATAGCACACTCAACCGATATATCCAGGTTGTATGTCAAGAACGAGCAGCAGTGCCATCAAAGGCTGCCGAAGTTACTAACGTTTTCCGTGTTTGTTTAGAGAGTGTATTCGTTTATATTCGCCAAACTGAAACCAAGCCCTCAGTGTGAAGAACGGTGTGCTAACAATAAGATATGGTGTTGTCCGATGGTGTTGACCGAGCAGTCCGTGTTTTCGTTCATCTGGCTTGTCCATGTCGAGAGAAGTCCTTATTTTATACTTGAATTAAAACAAGGTGATGTACTGCACATTACCGAGCGTTGCATTTGAAATTAGTTCGCATTACCGTAAACCATCCGCTAATTAATTGAGTGGACATGTACACCATACACACACTTCTGAGGAGCACCTCTCTATCATCAGCCTCTGCATGGCATTTTGCTGTGTTCTAGTGTTTCAGCGAAATCTTCATGCATGCCATCTTCGTGGGGCAGCATTCTCATGCTCAAAGTTTACAAGTACAGCGGGTTAAGTTTTTATGAAACGGCGTGCATTGAGACTTATGAAGACATGTACACATTACCAATGTCTCACTCATTCTATCAGTCCGTAATGTAAATTTAGATGAAGTAGTTTTCTAATGCGAAACCATTACCCTTTATCAGAAAGCTGAGGCAGAGAAAGCAGCTCACAAATTAGGTATTAAGTCATATTTGAGATTGTGAGCGGGGCTGTTTGAAAATGGAATGCCCAGAAACCATACATATGTAGGTGGTCAATTAGATAGGTTCCAACAACACGAACCCCAAAAACGCGAGCGGCGGAGTCATCAGTTGCAACGAGGCAGTGTTTCGGCCAGTGCAAAAGATCCCCGTTGTTGCGCCACTGCCACCGCTCTTTACCAATGAGAAATGAAAAGGTGAGCGAAATATGCAGAGGTTACCCAGAGTTTACGTCCAATTTACTACCCTTACTTGAGAAGGGGAAACTGTACACAAGAAGGAGAAGAACATGCAAGACACGAGGATTTGAAAAAGTCAATACGACTCGATCCTTGCACGTCTTTGGAGAACACCATCCTCAAGCTGAGCAACATTACGTAGGATCACCAAACTCAGCTACGAGCCAGGTTCTTGCCTTTACACAGCGTAAGAATTGCTTAAATGTCCCCATAGTTTTGATTTCAACATGTCTGCATTCCTTTAAGATGATTCATGTCACTGTGGCCTTTAACTCGATTACCACTCACTTTACAATGGGTGCAAATGTACCCAGTATAGAACACAAAATTGGCTTGCATCTTTACCAAGTGcggtgttttgttgtttttgttcaattttttttttaatgttttattCAATGTAATGATCATGTTTAATCCATCTTAGCCATAAGCATCAGTgacgtgttatttttttttcttctgcatgcACAAATATGTTCATTGTAGTGCAGAGTTCGCTTTTGTTGTGTCAGTTGTAAGTTAGTTTTTGTGTTGTTATGTGTGCATAGTGAAGTTGCCTCATGTGTTTCACCTTATAGCTTTGGTGCAAAGTGACTCGTTTTGGTGTTGAACCTTCATAAAGATCATAGGTATTTTTACATCTGAAAGAAATCATAATATCATTTGCATCTATAGAGAACTGTGCATCACATGTTGAAAAACATTTGATATGCTGTGCAGTAAGTTTGTTAGGGAGGTGATTATCGCAACTTTGTGGTTAAGGCGGTTCCAGTCTTTTGCTACACTAGAAAACAAAGGAGAAACTGTGTTAGTACGGGTACACAGGCAGAAAACTTGCTGTGCAAGACCTGTGTGGTGTGACACGCAAACTGCCACGATAATGTAGGGAGAGCGATTGAGAGGTGAGCTTAATAGCTTGTGAAATAATGAGATGGTTGCAGTAAGAGGACAAGACTAAAGATAATACACTTGACTTTGAGGGAAAATCACTAATGTCATATGAGTGTGGAAAAAACGTGGGCAGCTCGCACTAGTGATACAAAGCTGGACCAACAGCAGAGCTCGTGGCTGACATATATTATTATGAATGTCTTCATAGCATGGTCTTATTTAGCATGGCCCTAATTAACTAGAAGAATGCTAATGAGAGTTGTATTTATAACAATTCATAATGTATTTATTATAATGTCCTTAATTTGGATGGTATCAATTAGCAAGGTCATAATCAGCAAATTAGTTTCTCTTCTTTCCTTCCATGTGCCTGTTCTGtgcgtctatttttttttttttcagaatgcccAGGCATTGAAAAAATGCCTACATTGCACATTCATTGGGTCGATCTCAGTTGTTGTGCTAACCACAGGCCTTATTTTCTGCCAAATTACTAGGTAATACAGAAAAGCATTCTGAAACTATTGACATTTCTCATAAGTACACTGCCAAGGGCAAACTGTACTTATAGCCAGTCCTAAGATGAAGAAGATGACGAAGAGAGTGTGCACCCTGCCGATTTGTTGCATTGCACATGCAAGGTGCATCTTACTTTTTTGGTCAAGCAACATGACAAAATTAAAGCTTAAGCAACTCTGATCTTAATATGTGTGCACATTGCGGTGGAAAATGCGTTCACTGATGTCTGACCTGCTGATTTCAAGAAGGCATCCTCTtgtcagtagggttgagagctgggctagttggtgagacatcatttaaccatatggtgtagtagcgcaattttcacggggacgaagaggacaagaacagacgacactcgcaactaattttatttcagaaccagcacttcatatataacccataaccctagcgacacagaaaagaactacgaacattgaatcattgccaacagaagcttttgcgcagactcaagcgatagtacacggcagttatgcttacactttaagatgacataactaaaacagccctgggtaacatcaaatcaaaaaaaccaaaaaattttgctggaattcacacgtgtttgaaacaaaattttgaaacgataaaaaggagagtatgacacatgcaaacactgatctaaattaagtccttcgaggtagctcgaaggacttaattgtcAGCTCTGCAAATTTTTTTCCTGTTGTATCGTAGCAGATGGGGCGTCAGCAGCCTCAGCAGCTTCTGCGACGAGCGGGGTGTGCGGGCGCATGACGTCTGAATGTGGTGTGCTGGGTGTGTACCTGTCGTCCTGGGATCACGTGATGGGGCCACAGCTGGTGTTCCGGTGGCGCATGCAGTGCCCCGGTGCAGTCGCCAGCGCTGGCACCCCCGAGTGTTCGGCCGACTGTGGCCCGCACTTCCTCAAGTGCCACCAGTTTCTGGAAAACCCTGAAGGCTTTCTTGCTCGAGGAGAGGCACCGCAGCAGGTCTGAATGTGTAGCCCTTTATCAGAGCAGTGATGTGTTGGCAACACTTTGTTAACCAAAGAAGGGGACAAGCTTGAAATTATAAGCAAACAATCATGCCCCCTAACTTCCTTCTCAATACTCTCTTCCCATTTTTGAACAAATATCCACTCCACGATTTGTTCATTGAGGTGGTATGGTGGTTACAGTGCTCGACTTCTGACCCAAAGGATGGTAGTTCAGTTCCTGCCATGGCGGTTTTCTTTCGATGGCGGCAAACGCTGTAGGTCCGTGTAGTACTGTGTAGTGTCAgtacacattaaagaacaccagatgatcaaaataTCCAGAGCCCTCCGGATTTTCAGAGCCATGCCTGACAATCATAATacttttgggacatgaaacctcAACAGTTGTTGATTAATACTACCCCATTCCCCCAAGTtccctccacaactacaaacaacTCTCCTTTCTCCAATTATGAACACTCTCATCCCCCCATCTCTTTCGGTGCCATCTGTGGGGGTGGCGGGAGGGGTGGCCAGTCAGACGCCAAACTAAATGATTGAAAGAGCTACTAATTAACTTCTTTTCATGATCAAAGTGCTGTAGTACGTATGTTTCACTTTAGCGAAATTCATTCCAGCAGTGCATAACATAAAGCAGCCTGTaattacctcccccccccccccttgggtTTGATGCCTCTGCCTCTGTAATTGACGCTTCTGCGTGCAGGCATCACGGCGTGATGAGGAGTTTGACGTACACGCGGCCAGTGTACTGCAGCTGTTGCACGGAGGTCTGGAACGACGAGGTACGCGGTCGTGCCTGCTGCTGCTTCCGGACAAGCGGGCCGCCCTGCATGCGGTCACCTTTGACCTCTCGGCCGGGGCACCCGTGTGCCTGGCCGCACTGTTCCCAATGAAGGCACTGGCCGACCTCTGGCTGCTGCTGCCCCTCACTGACCTGACCCTGGCACGAGTAGCGCTGGTCTGCCAAACGCCTGGGGTATGTAGCACCCAGTAAACTAAATGGAGTGGGTAATAGACTTGTGGTTTGTTTGGTACGCCTGATATTTGGAAGGTGTGCTCTTGCTGCACACGTGGCAAGCAGAAATAAAAGGCTGTCACATAATGACTGTTTCATATAAAAGCTTAAGAAACATCTCTCACTACTGTGGTTCAAAGGATAAGTATTCAACATGTAATTCAACTAAACCACCGGTGTCGTTTTCTGGTTTTACAAAGTATGCAATTTCTACAATTGGTGCCTACGGCATTCTGCTATGCTTTATGACTGAAACTTAAAATGTCACATACTGGAAGCGAAATGGTGCACATGTAATACACAATTTGAAATTACATCACCCACGCCGGCAAGTAACAGTTGTGTAAGACGAAGTCTAGCAGCTATTCTATAGAAAGTGGTACTAGACTTTTTAGAAATTCAATGTGGGACGCAAGACGTGAGACTGGCTAGTTGCCCATCAAGTATGAAAAGAAGCAAGGTGGTTGCATACAAACTTGCGAAAAAGAATGGCCATGCACACATCTTACAAGAGGGTTGTTAAAAGTTTTATGAAGCAGGCGTTGCATCGGTGTAAAAATGACCAACTTTGGGCTGTTTGGAAGGTTCGGGTAGATGGATGAATACCAAGGGTGTCCTCTTTCTAACACGACTGTGACCTGCACTGCACCAAGCTCAAGattgtgttattattattattattattattattattattattattattattattattattattattattattattattattattattattattattacatattGACCAATGTGGTCTAGCTGAATTGAGGTttcttttattaaaaaaaacattcccAGCTCGTTTTGCACTTATTACAAATTTACCTTAGTTTTCCCATTATTTCTTGCTTTTTGCTTATTTTTTCACCACCTTCGGTCGTCTTTTAGTCATTTCTTTCACCGTCCTTTTTTACCTTTCCAAATTTGTCCCCTCAAAGCCCAAGCGGTCACGTAGGCTAGTACCCCCACATATATTGAAGTGGATACCTCCACATTCAATCGGAACATGCTCCATCATTTTCTCACCTTCCTCCGCGCACGtgcatttttctttgctttctttaCAACTATGCTTTCTAAGGCAACCCAAGCTTGCTTCAAACAGCAAGGCACTTTcccttgaattatcataaaaTTCATTCTTGCTTATTTCATCTGTACCCTTTCGGTTGTTAATCAGAGCTGGTTTTCTTTCCATGACTGCCATATAATGAATCTTCCCTGCTTCTTTGACTTTTCTTCGCTTCGAGCTATTTGTTGCCATGTAATTTACACTGCCACCCATATATTTACCAATGGGCCTGCTAGTTCTTTTTCTCAACTGTTGGCCGACGCTATTGCCATACAAGTACTGGAACGCCTTTTCTTCCCATGTGCTTTCTTGGGTGTTCTGTTGTCTCTCTTTAAAAATATCTTCAAACAACTGAAGTCACTACCGACTTCAGCGCCACCAGACATTTGCATGACGTACAGTGACGGGTAGTTCGTACCTTATTATTGCACTGCACTATTTTTCGGCTGAAGGTATTGTGTAGGGTAAAGTGGGGTAATTTTGACCATGATTTGAGGTATCTTCTAAAAGTTAGTTGGCAACACTGAGCAGCGAAAAAGCCTACTCACATAAAGTTGTCTAtgaatacactagagggaacactAGATTATTGCAGGCTGCAATGCACAGCTCTTCAGCCGGCACTAATCCTTGTACTTTCGGCTACATTTGACTTCACGTGGCTTGGAGCTTCTTTGTCATGAAatgacaatcagcaaatgttcagcagttgcttttaggctcaccaattcagaTTGAGTCACAATGGTTCATTATTTTATTTGAAGCAAAAtcgaaacacaacaataaacaaagccacaagtgtgttTGAAGCCCGCAAGCATGAATACTAGGCAGATTCGTGTGCTACTCATaattcccgtggtcgctgaacgatcacaatgccagagtctcctctagttaattttaggaaattcTATGTCCTGCAGTACGCTTTTCAGAAGTAAAGACATCACCTTGCTGGTTTTGGAATGACACCTGAGCTTGCTGTGCTTTCGGGTCAGTCTCTTGACTGCCCTAGATAAGCAGGAGTGCATTACATGGTATCACGAGGTTATGTTATTGCGCATTGAACGTATTCGGTGAACTGCAGCATGCTTAGGTCTCATTCTCTTGCAAAAAAAAGATACACCagtgatctctttttttttcaaacttaaaCAAAATTGCTTCCTTGTTCTTCAAAGCTTTGAATGTTCTTGCATTCCATACATACTATTACCTTCATGACATTGTTCTTTTGTACCATTGAGAAACTTGTGCTTCATGTGTTTAATGTAGAATTTCAAAGAACTGTGACTTATGCAAGCTGGTAATGATTCTGAATCAACTAATACAGCAGTccaaaagcaaataaaaaaaactaggactgaaaaaaaaaggcgacaaaAGGAACAAGTGCTCATGTGTTTGTTACCGTTTCTTCAGTCATAGCTGTATTTTCTTGTGCTGTGTAAGTTTACGGTGGAACATTTAACGAACTCATAGTTGCTTGTACATAGCCACTCTTATTCTGCAGGTCTGCAGCGCTTGTACTCTAAGTTTGTCGTTGTTGAATAACCTGCTGGCTTTCCTTTCAGCGGGAGTTGATGAAAAGCCTGAGCAGTGCAACCTCATTGTTGCACCGTTACTTCCAGTTAGCCTCATCCCTGCTGAGTACCAGGACGCTCGATCGAAGGGTGAGGCACATCTCTTATCAGACGCTGTCGATGTATCGTGCCAGTACAGTTTCTTACAGTTGGTGTCTGTATGTGAGACAACGATTTGGCTGAAGTATTGTTGTATGTACAGCTGTAATGAAAAGAGATTAGTACTAGTGACTGATTACCTGAGCAGCATATGATGCATCTACATCAAGCATGGGAAATGCTGGATTCAGGACAGGATACTTTCTGTCGACCACCCTTGCTTTGAAGAGATCCTAAACAGCCCTTTGTGCTTGGTAAAGAAATTTGTACTGTGGAAAGCATACACTTGCCACGAACAGCTCATCTAAGCCTTGCTGTCATATGCGACAAGGAGTGTTCACAAGCGAAGTTTAAAGTTACTACTCTTCTGTTCATGCACAGGCTCTTTGAAGGACAGTCGTACACCAGATCTTTCATAATGCAACAGACTACTGCTAATGGTCAATAGCTCATATGAACCAAGAATGGAGTTGGTATCAAATTCACTTCTTGCAAAGGGGTGCTGCCACATGCCGTGCTCTATGGTGTACTAAACTTACATAGTAGCAACACTCGCATGCACCGGAATCACCCGAAAAAACCAGTAATGTTTCCTGAAGCACGCTCAACATCATGATGTAAGTACAAAGTAACTTCTTTTGCCCTTTTGTTCCCTACCCGTGTAGCTTTCAGCATGCTCGTCGGGACGAGAGGGAAGAGAAAGCGCTTAAAGCCTGCAACAAAACCCTGTAACTTCGTGAGTTCTTGAAGGATTCGGGAAAATTTTCTGGAGATCAATTTGTGGTCTGGAAATAAACTCTGATATTGGGGTCAATTGATAGTTAGTTAGAAATGTGGTTTTTGGCCTCTTCTAAAGTAAGACTAACATGTGCTTTTCATTCTGGAAATGCTCAGCAATGACATACCATGTGTCATGATTTAGCTGTTCACATCAGCGGGCGCAATCTTTTAGACTGTTTTTTAAGTTTTTCACTACAGCTGAACAGGAATTCAGCATAGTGGTGGTTTGCGACATGCTCCTTTCTTGGAGATTCATAAAGTGTCTGCCATTGTTGGTTTAGATTTCTGTATTACCACATTTAatggggctctgcaacactttctgagaattgtcagaaaacgctgccgatcgacAGTCGAGGCTCTCGAAAACATGTGCGCCAAATATTATAGCTCAGCACGTAACCTGGAATTTACGACAAATTCTTTAAtttagctaaaaattgctttactttctctcaacaaatgacgcTACATGCCCAATGTCACTGCTTCCCAGGCCAAgtgtcagccattggctgatttgagcatgacgCGCTCGGTCATTACTGGGGCCGCAGcgggaggccacgacttgtctgtgtgcatgcgtgcaattgcactgaaaagccgcgcatttgaaaaaaaaaattgagaaaagtgCTGAAGGTAACGAGGCGCACAATGTATTTTCTTTATCTATGCCGTTTTTCctcgcttagcttccagcgctttcgtcgggacgaaaggAGAGAGACTGCAGTTGCAGCGTGTGGCAAATTTTTGTAACCccgcttgtactggacggattctgaaaatttttgcggCAATAAGTTCGTGACGCAATAAGCTTTTTTAGTCAATCCATTTCATGGCTACTTggaaaagcgttgcagggccccgATAAGAGTTGTGTTCCTCTAAATTTGCATTTGGTGACGTTAGCTAAGAGATTGTTAAGAACACCTGAAGGATTTTATGCGTAGCAATTAATCCCACAGCGTGTGTCATTGCTAGCTGTATATGCTGACAAAACCTGAggaaaaacttgtgaaagcacGAAGACTCTTTGAGAGACTCTTCTTATGATATGGTAGCTTTACTTCTTCCTTATAGTTTTTTCGCACTCTCAGACTGCCACATTTTGTGACATCCTAGCCATATGCagctttgctgaaaaaaaaaaaactttttgaatATAAAGAACAAACCACTTAgtacaactagatacaccacagtCTCGTGTGAAAAAATGCACTATACTCTTGCAGGCGTCAGTGAATGCACTGAGCCGGGCTGATCGCCTACCAGAGGAGCTGATTCGACGAGCACTCCAGTCGCACTTGCAGACGCGCCGCTGCTCCATTGTCATCGGTGACAGCGCCTCTCAGGTGTGTCCTTACTTGCCGCCTGCCATCTTCCAATCTTTGTTAAACTATGTCTGATGTTCGATGAACACTCAAGAAAGAAAGGAACTCTTTTGCAGAACACCAGGTTGCCTTGTGTTAGCCTGTCACTGCACTGAATGTGAGCTTGCAGAATGTACACACAGAAGTCACATTTTTAATCTAATCAGTTCAAAAATGCATATACTGCTTTTAGTAGCgccttgggtttttttttctttcagcttttTCAGTACTGtagcccccttttttttttctctggaacATTCAGCCATCAAGCACTTTTATTTGTGCAATATTTTTTGAAAaaccaaaaagaagaaaaaagaagccgcCACTGCATGTGCGTCTTATCACACCAGCATTGTCGGATTATCACTTTTTTGTGGATGGCATCGCTTTCACAAAATATTGCGCCTTTTGGTACCAGATGTATGAGCCACCTCATATTTGGTGCCAGGTCGTGTGAGATCCACTGAAGGTGTTTGCGTCTTTTGCTCTGGTAGCACGAGAACATCACCTCCTGTGCATACCTCGAAATTCTGGCTCCGCAAAACTTTCATGCCAAGTGACAATGAGCGATTTAAAGTCTGCTCAAAATGCTGATGACCACTGTTGCGAAATACCGAGCAAGTGACCACTTCTCCTTTTCGAGAGATCTGAAATACTATGTGCCAATGACCGAGCAAGCCCCCCACCCCTGTGCACTCTTCTCACCATTTCTTTTCAGGCTGTTCTCCATTATAGACTGCCACAGCAGTGGTTTCTAGGGACCAATGTTCTGAGAGTGTTTAGATGTGGGCACGATTTCTCGATACTTTTACAGTGTGGCTCCTCAGGGTTGCATTCCGAGTTGGCACAAATTGTTGGAACATTTGAGCAACACATAAAATTTTAGACGGGGACATTTTCTGGTTCAGTGAAAGCTGTAAATGCATGCATATTGTTTAATTTTTCATTAGAAGTACAGGTGTGCATTCTTCTGACGAGCTCTTCTGCTGCCGTATttttaattttggttcacgccctCCACAAGTTGTTCAATCATATTTCACTATGAGGTGGGGAGGGGTGCTTGCTCAGGATTTTACACTAGAAAGAAGATGCAATGTTGATGCCGCCAAAGAACGGCATTCTGGATAAGGCCACAGTTTGCATTAAAGTCCTACACTTATGAACTGCTTAGACATCTCCCAATTGAGACTTTGCATCCGCCAACTGCACTGGTTGCTCACGTTCCCTGAGTGCAATGGCCTCGTGTTTTGACTGGATGACGAGGACCAGGCAACACATCCAGTCGCATTGCGATATTTGAATAACACAATTCGAGCCAGTTGGTTGTTCACACCGAGGCGAAAACAGCGCATATATTGACGAGAACGGacagacacaaaaaaaaatatacatgcCTGCACCTCTGTCCTTCCTTGTGTCTGTTCGTTCTCGTCAATTCATGCTGTTTTTTCCTAGGTGCGATGTTTGAGCAGAAATAATTTTGAATGAAGTGTCGATAAATGCAGGTTTTTCGTCAATGCAGGTAGAGCCTGCGCTGAACGCCCTGCGAGGCCTGCTCGATCACGAGGAGCTGTTCTGTTCCCTGTGGGGCGACACCCTCGAGCCCTGCTACCTGCCAGGTCTTCAACTACAGGTGCACTTCTCATTAATGCACGCCTTCGACATTTCTGGCGTAGAGCAAGAATGTCAAAGCACACAGCTAGCAGCTACAGCTTGGTACAGACCAAACAGTCAGAATTTTTTGACGATAGCAGTTCCAACCTATCTCAAGAATCAACGGATAAactcggccttttttttttctctcagattGTGTGTCCAGTAATAGGTACAGATGCCTAGACACCTATATACAATGCGTGTATTGTACTTACTAAATGTGTCAGCTTTTCTGTGCCAACACAATGAGCATTCTGTCCATTCCGTCACATAACACAAATAGATGTAAAGAAATGAATGTATCAAGCAAAATTACATTTTTTATGGTGCTCAGTTTTGAACGTAATAACCCTGCACCCTGAAGGCAGGCAGCTGCCTAACCACTGGGCTACACACCTATGCTTGCAGAATGCAAGTATGCCTGAACCATATAAATGCATTGTACATATGTATTGGCTGCTTAAAAAAATGTAAAGTGAGGACAGTTTTCACGAAGGCTCAGGTAAAATATTTCGCATTGGTGGTATAAGAGTCCTCTCTAGGAACTTGTGCAAAACCGACGCAGAGCGCTGTGCACATGGTGACAAATCAGACTTTTGAAACTTGAAGGCCAAATGTATGCTTCGGAGGTCACAGCACGGGCTTTTTTTCAGGCTGTTCCAGACACTGATGAATGCTGGAAATAAGACAAACAGATGCCATGCGATACTGCCCTTAAACCCCATTCTAGGAAGGGCTGCAAACATAAAAGCTTCCCAAAATAATGCTCTATGCTTACGCATCACTTGGACAAGTTTCGAAGGAGATGCtgaagtgcgttttttttttcacttcttttaTTGTATATTGTTATATAgtgatgagatcacaacaagggccaTTTTTGGTGCTGCGGTTGTTGGCCACCGCAGCCAATGTCTATAACCACTATGgcgcaaaagtaaaaaaaaaaagcttaataaAAACATAATCGAGCT
This genomic interval from Rhipicephalus microplus isolate Deutch F79 chromosome 10, USDA_Rmic, whole genome shotgun sequence contains the following:
- the LOC142774807 gene encoding uncharacterized protein LOC142774807 isoform X1, giving the protein MSRAEARADGASAASAASATSGVCGRMTSECGVLGVYLSSWDHVMGPQLVFRWRMQCPGAVASAGTPECSADCGPHFLKCHQFLENPEGFLARGEAPQQASRRDEEFDVHAASVLQLLHGGLERRGTRSCLLLLPDKRAALHAVTFDLSAGAPVCLAALFPMKALADLWLLLPLTDLTLARVALVCQTPGRELMKSLSSATSLLHRYFQLASSLLSTRTLDRRASVNALSRADRLPEELIRRALQSHLQTRRCSIVIGDSASQVEPALNALRGLLDHEELFCSLWGDTLEPCYLPGLQLQGLVRGSAGSPLSARELIWSLHPSTVVDMAQGRVWQCPLHVGYQGPLTRKLKAARTPSAESHVSQFVQQLGRAPNTAAAEQLLQAFQRHLRVKAAALIQCASRSRRALSTKYLQSVLAVPYLSDFLVILAEAEKLRPGLSRYVLPPT
- the LOC142774807 gene encoding uncharacterized protein LOC142774807 isoform X2 translates to MSRAEARDGASAASAASATSGVCGRMTSECGVLGVYLSSWDHVMGPQLVFRWRMQCPGAVASAGTPECSADCGPHFLKCHQFLENPEGFLARGEAPQQASRRDEEFDVHAASVLQLLHGGLERRGTRSCLLLLPDKRAALHAVTFDLSAGAPVCLAALFPMKALADLWLLLPLTDLTLARVALVCQTPGRELMKSLSSATSLLHRYFQLASSLLSTRTLDRRASVNALSRADRLPEELIRRALQSHLQTRRCSIVIGDSASQVEPALNALRGLLDHEELFCSLWGDTLEPCYLPGLQLQGLVRGSAGSPLSARELIWSLHPSTVVDMAQGRVWQCPLHVGYQGPLTRKLKAARTPSAESHVSQFVQQLGRAPNTAAAEQLLQAFQRHLRVKAAALIQCASRSRRALSTKYLQSVLAVPYLSDFLVILAEAEKLRPGLSRYVLPPT